CCCTCGCCACCGCCAGTCGAGCCAGTTTGGCCGCGGGTGCTTTGCGCGGGTATTTCTTCGCGTATTCGGGAGGCAGTTCCACTGCCACGACTTCGCAGCTCGTCAGGGTGAAAAAGCCCAGGATCTCCTCCGGTTCAGCCGAGTCGACAAGGACGAAGGTGCGGGAGATCCCTTTGTCGTTGTGCTGACGAGCGGTCCTTTTGAGATAGTCGTCCAAGTCCCCCTCGCCGCAGGTAAAGCCTTCCCGGTCGTGTCCCCTCGAAAGAAGTTCGATGCGAAGCATTTATAGCCGCTCCTTATGAGTGCGGAAGGCCGCCAGCAATTTCTCGTTCGGCGCTGGCGGGTTCTCAATCGCGTCGAAAAACCGCCTTGCTGCCTCCGCGTCCAAGCGAATAAGGCTCTCCTCTTCGATCACTGTACGCGCTCGATCGAGTGCAGATTGAACCAGAAATTGATTCATCGTCGCACCGCACAACTCGGCCGCGCGGGTAAGAGTCTCGTAAACGTGCTCGGGGACTCGTGCTGAAATGCGTGTTTCGACTTTTGCCGCCATGACGTCATCCTCCATGTATGGGTGATTTGCTGTAAGGTTAACATAGTGGCGCCAAAATGGCAACGAGGTGGGGCCGTTTTGGCGTTGATCCTTTTCTGCCCCTCGTGCGCGACATGAATCGCCGCGAGCTTACACACAAAGATCCATCCCCTGAGCCAACCTGGGGATCACTGCTGCCATTGATGCAGGGTGGTGCGAATGATTTCAAGATAGCCCGGCTCCCGCACGACTTCTTGATATCCCGGAACGGCTCCCACCCACTTGCCCAGTCGGACGTTGCGTTCCTGCGTGAGATAAAGGGTGGGCAATCCCATAAGCGCCGGTCCGTCCATGCCCGCCGTGGTGACGCCAATCTGGCCCACCAGGCCGTGGCGGCATCTCAACTCTTCAAACAGGTGCAGTTGCGCTCGGCGCATGTCCGGCCCCTGGAAGAGCGGCTCTTTCCAGCAAAGGGTCAGGTTGACTGCGCCTGGCGGTACAAGCTCAAGAGGAACAGCATCGCCGAAAAAAATGGGCGTGAGCCCGGCATTCAAGACCAGCTCAGAAAGCTGACGCAACTCATCGAAACAGGTATTGCGCAGGGCATCGTGGTCACCCGTTCGTACCCAAAGCAGCACCTTCTGTTCTGGATTCCCTCCCACATGGCCATCGATCCATGATCTTAAGGAAGCCGCTGGCGATTCGTCTCCCAAAAACGCGGTGCGAAGGGCGACCTGTGCTCCTGCCGCATCGGCGTGAAAAGCCTCAGCGATGATATGCGTCAGATGCTTGGGGCTCGCCGGACGAGATCGGTAAGGGCGAAGGGATTCTTCCAGCCCGGCATCGCGCAGAAAGCGTTTGGCCTGCAATTCCTGGGTAGCGCCAGGTCTAATCTGGATGGGAAGTCCGGCAAATAATGCCGCAGCAGCCAGGTACCAGCCTTCGCCAAAGGAAAAGCCGGGATCAGCATGAAAAGTGTACGCGCGGTTGCGCTCTATGACGATGTTCCTCGCGGCTTTTGCGGCAGCTTCAGCTCTGTGGGCAATTGCTTTTGCTTTGGCCGTATCAAGTAGCCGGGCAAAACGTGCGGCCGCCAATGCCGCCTCTTCGGCCGTGCAGGCGATCTGCTCGACGCGCTGCCAGCCGTCTTCACAGTCCTCCAATGTTGGCGCGCGCTGAGATCCACGCGAGAGCTGTCCGGCACCATAGCGCGCATCCTCTGCCCGGGCCCCTTGAGCCCGCACCAGCACCCACTGGAGCAAGGCAATCTCTTCGCTTTCCGCTACAGTGTCCAGCGCCCGTGTGGCTAGTAACACCACCTGCTCCAGCCGGGATCGATAGTCATCGCGCACTCCGGGCAGATGCAGCGCACCCTCCAACGCCGTGGCCTCCGCCAACAAAGTGGCGGCTTTTTGTGCGAGCCCGTCGCCGTCTGTTTCGTAAGCGTACAACTTTGTCACAGGATCTTCTTTGACCAGGTCTTCGGCGCGAGCGGCCCGTCTATTTCCAGCTCCACATTGTGTAAAAAGGGGCGGGGGCCGCGAGATTTTATCCAGTCGATCATCACGGCCAATCCCTCTTCGAGTTTCACCTTCGGCTGGTAATCGAGGAGTCGCCGGGCTTTGTCGGCGGAGCAGTTGGCAAAGAAAACCTCCTGGGGACGGCTATCGATCCGGTTCGGTTTCAGATCAAAATCGAGCAGTCTGGCAATAGTGGCGGCTAATTCGTTGATGGTCACAAACTCATCGTCGGGGCCGATATTGATGACCTCATGGACACAGCGGTCGTCGGTGGCCATCCGCAGAAGGGGATCGACCACGTCGGAGACAAAGCTGAAGCAGCGTCTCTGATTGCCGTCCCCGTAGATATAGGGTTGACGTCCCTGCAGCATCAGGTTGATGAAAATAGCGGCCACGTTACGATAAGGATCGTCGTAGCGCTGCCGCGGCCCGATGATATTGTGGGGAACCGCCACCATCCACTCCATCCCGTGGGTTTCGGCAATATTGGCCAGCAGCCGTTCCGCACACCATTTGGCGATGCCGTAGGGATCCTGAGGAGCCGGCACCATATCCTCGGTAAACGGAACCTTATTCGTGCCGTACCTGGCCATGGACGAACAGAGCACGAAGCGCTTCACACCTCCGGCCGCTGCCGAGGAAACAACGCCACTGGTCGCCGTGACAACGTTCCGGGTGACCAGATGGGGGCTGAATACGGAGAGGCCTTCATAGGCGGTGGCAGCGCAATGGTAGACAATGTCGACGTCTTTCATCAAGGCGGCCAGTGGCGCAAAATCATTGCAGTCGATTTGATGAAACCCCGCGCCAGTCGGAACATTGTCAAGGTAGCCACCCGTCAGGTTGTCACATCCCGAAACACGGTACCCTTCAGCCAGACACCTGTCCGCAATATGACTCCCTAAAA
The sequence above is a segment of the Desulfuromonas sp. KJ2020 genome. Coding sequences within it:
- a CDS encoding GNAT family N-acetyltransferase — protein: MLRIELLSRGHDREGFTCGEGDLDDYLKRTARQHNDKGISRTFVLVDSAEPEEILGFFTLTSCEVVAVELPPEYAKKYPRKAPAAKLARLAVARDRQRQGFGGLMMVDAMRRTLSVAENIGIIGFFVDAKNQGARAYYEQYGFVALPDHPLALFLPLATLAAAVEAIGA
- a CDS encoding NAD-dependent epimerase/dehydratase family protein; this translates as MFQLDGKRIFITGIAGFLGSHIADRCLAEGYRVSGCDNLTGGYLDNVPTGAGFHQIDCNDFAPLAALMKDVDIVYHCAATAYEGLSVFSPHLVTRNVVTATSGVVSSAAAGGVKRFVLCSSMARYGTNKVPFTEDMVPAPQDPYGIAKWCAERLLANIAETHGMEWMVAVPHNIIGPRQRYDDPYRNVAAIFINLMLQGRQPYIYGDGNQRRCFSFVSDVVDPLLRMATDDRCVHEVINIGPDDEFVTINELAATIARLLDFDLKPNRIDSRPQEVFFANCSADKARRLLDYQPKVKLEEGLAVMIDWIKSRGPRPFLHNVELEIDGPLAPKTWSKKIL
- a CDS encoding DUF1778 domain-containing protein is translated as MAAKVETRISARVPEHVYETLTRAAELCGATMNQFLVQSALDRARTVIEEESLIRLDAEAARRFFDAIENPPAPNEKLLAAFRTHKERL